One stretch of Punica granatum isolate Tunisia-2019 chromosome 5, ASM765513v2, whole genome shotgun sequence DNA includes these proteins:
- the LOC116209599 gene encoding uncharacterized protein LOC116209599, whose protein sequence is MRSSKPLTSASAAFRRRLFSSESGPSRWTTPGHEERPKGYLFNRPPPPPGQTRKWEDWELPCYVTSFLTIVILGVGLNAKPDLTIETWAHKKALERLELEQKMGLSASESE, encoded by the coding sequence ATGCGAAGCTCGAAGCCTTTGACCTCCGCCTCCGCCGCCTTCCGGCGGCGTCTCTTCTCTTCCGAGAGCGGACCGAGCCGCTGGACCACCCCGGGCCACGAGGAGCGGCCGAAGGGCTACCTATTCAACCGGCCCCCGCCGCCGCCGGGCCAGACACGGAAGTGGGAGGACTGGGAGCTCCCCTGCTATGTCACCAGCTTCCTCACCATTGTCATCCTCGGCGTCGGCCTCAACGCCAAGCCCGATCTCACCATCGAGACCTGGGCGCACAAGAAGGCCCTCGAGCGCCTCGAGCTTGAGCAGAAGATGGGACTCTCCGCTTCCGAATCAGAATGA